CGGGCGGCTGGCTGGCTGATCGGCTGTGGGGCGCGCAGCGGGCCGTCTGGTACGGTGGAATCGTCATAGCCATAGGGCATTTCACGCTCGCCATTCCGCGGGCTGAAGCGTTTTTCCTCGGGCTGATGTTCGTGGCGCTGGGCAGCGGGATTCTGAAACCAAACATGAGCACCCTGGTGGGAGACTTGTATCCCGAAGGCGGCACGCGGCGGGATTCGGGATTCACGATTTTTTACATGGGCGTCAACCTGGGTGCCTTCATAGGACCTCTCGTCTGCAGCGCGCTTGGCGAGAAAGTGAACTGGCACTATGGCTTTGCGGCCGCTGGAGTTGGAATGGTGCTCGGCTTGATTCAGTTCCGACTAACGCGCCATCACCTGGGTTCAGCCGGAATCGAGCGCGGCTCCAACGCCCCTCTTCACCTGCTGGAAAAGGTGGGACTGTTCGGCGGCGTTGGTGGCGCGGTTGTGGTGATCGCCCTCACGATGACTCGGGTCATCAGTTTCGATGCTGTGGCGATTGCCCGCGGATTGACCGCAGTAATTCTGGGGATCGCCGCCGTGTACTTCGCCAGCCTGTTTCTATTCAGCGGCCTGACGCGCGTGGAACGCCAGCGTGTAGGATTGATACTGGTGTTGTTCCTGGCGTCCGCGCTGTTCTGGGCTGGCTTTGAGCAAGGCGGATCATCGCTGAACATCTTCGCGGAACGCTTCACGGAACGGCAATGGACCTGGCTCTTCCGATTCGAAATTCCCGCAGGCTGGTTCCAGTCATTGGGCGCGGTTTTCATCATCATGTTTGCGCCGGTATTTGCGTCGTTTTGGATCCACCTCGGCCGGCGCAATCTGGATCCGTCCATACCGGCCAAGTTTGGCCTGGGATTGCTGCTGCTCGCGGTGGGATTTCTTGTGATGGTTGGAGCTTCCGCAGTCATCGTTTCGGGGAATCGCGCGTCGCCGAACTGGCTGATTTTAACCTATTTGTTCCACACCTTCGGCGAGCTGTGCCTCAGCCCGGTCGGACTCAGCTCCGTGACCAAACTCGCGCCGCGCCGGCTCGTTGGGCAGATGATGGGCACGTGGTTTTTGGCGACCGCCCTGGGCAATGTGCTGGCGGGGTTGCTGGCGGGAGAATTCAAGGTCGACGCGCCCGGAGAATGGTCGGGTCTTTACCTGAACATCGTGATTGCGCCTGCCGCCGGGGGATTGTTGCTGATCCTGTTCGCCAAACCGATCAAGAGATTGATGGCCGGGGCGAAGTGATCGGATTGGCCCGGAGCGCAGTCTTTCCAGGCACGAATCTTTTGACGATCAGTGGTATCGCCACGAATGGAGTCACTGGAGGTCTTTTCGCCGTGGCGGCTGGAACGACGAACTTGATCCGCGGTATCAGGCTCGACAACGCCGCGCTTGCCGGCGATGGCGCGGTGCTCGTGAATGCGGGTTCGACAATGCTCCAGGATTGTCTGGTTGAATCTCACCATCGACGGCTCCGCACTGGCGAATGGCATCACTATCGATGGCAATGACGCAGGTCGTGTCATCGAAGTAGCGGAAGGCGTTACGAATGTTTTGATTCGTGAAACAATCACGGGTGGCACTGCCCCAGGCATCCTCAACTTTGGCAATTTAAGGCTCTTCGACTGCACGATTGCCGCGAATCAAAGCGCTGGCGACGGCATGGCATTTACAGTTCCGATGCCATTCTTGAGATGACTCGCTGTGCTGTGTCTGGCAACACGGGAAATTACGGGGGAGGCATTTTGGCTGGACTGGGCGGAAGCGCAGGTTTCACCAACTGCACGTTCTCAGGAAATCATTCGCGCTTCAGCGGCCATCGCGACTTATTTCACATCTCTCTCTGTGATCGACGGCCAAAACTCCACGGAATTTCTCGCCCCGGCGTTTCCTCCAAACATTGAGGCCGGTGCCAGCTTCACCGTGAAACCTCGTGTTGCCGTTGGACCAATGGTCGAATCTTGGGCCTGCGTCAGAAACGCCACCCGGTTCGGGACAATTCATTTTCGGCGATGTGCAGGCGACAAACCGGCCAGCCGGTTCTATCGCGTTCGCTCGCCGTAGCTGGAGCGCGCTGGCACGTCTGCGGTATTGCCGCCTCAACGGTGTTCAAGAAAGTGCTAACCCCCGGGGGAAAATTCGCGTAGAAAGGTGGCAGCCATTCCGCCATGAACACCGAAATCCGTTCAATGGACTCCAAATCATGAATCCAAGCTATTCAGTCAAACGTGTTCTTTCACCATGCAGCCTGGTGCTTCTGTTGTTGTTGCTCAATGCGAGCGGCCAAACGTACTCGATCAATTGGCACACCATCGACGGAGGCGGAGGCACCAGCACTGGTGGCGTATACTCGGTGACGGGAACCATCGGGCAGCCCGACGCGAGCCCCACCCCTATGTCGGGTGGAAGTTATACGATCAATGGCGGCTTCTGGGGGAACATCTCCGTCATTCAAACGCCAGGAGCGCCTTTCCTTTCCGTTCTGCGTACCACCACGAATACGGTGGTCATTTCGTGGCCGTCGCCGTCGGCGGGTTTTGTTCTTCAGACCAACTCAAATCTGGGATCAACCAATTGGGGAAACATCCCGGCTGTTTCAGACAACGGCGCGATCAAGTTCATCATCGTCAATCCTCCTCTCGGCAATCGCTTCTTCCGGCTGTTCCGTCCGCTCTGAGGCACTGGCGCTCCGATGTCGGCCGGTGCGTGGGTGCATCCTGACACGGCCCGAAGCCGTTACGCGGGAGGAGCGCGGCTTTTACGCCCCCTTGAGCGAGCGCGAACGCCAGGATTATCATTTCCACGGCTTGCTGAAAATCGCGCAGATGTCGTGCGGCTCTCAAGCTCGGCTGCTCCATCGAAA
This is a stretch of genomic DNA from Verrucomicrobiia bacterium. It encodes these proteins:
- a CDS encoding peptide MFS transporter; this translates as MSPTSVPATPLAEVPFQSHPRGLRTLFFTEMWERFSYYGMRALLVLFMMDAVRGGMGMDEKTANAIYGIYTGAVYLLALPGGWLADRLWGAQRAVWYGGIVIAIGHFTLAIPRAEAFFLGLMFVALGSGILKPNMSTLVGDLYPEGGTRRDSGFTIFYMGVNLGAFIGPLVCSALGEKVNWHYGFAAAGVGMVLGLIQFRLTRHHLGSAGIERGSNAPLHLLEKVGLFGGVGGAVVVIALTMTRVISFDAVAIARGLTAVILGIAAVYFASLFLFSGLTRVERQRVGLILVLFLASALFWAGFEQGGSSLNIFAERFTERQWTWLFRFEIPAGWFQSLGAVFIIMFAPVFASFWIHLGRRNLDPSIPAKFGLGLLLLAVGFLVMVGASAVIVSGNRASPNWLILTYLFHTFGELCLSPVGLSSVTKLAPRRLVGQMMGTWFLATALGNVLAGLLAGEFKVDAPGEWSGLYLNIVIAPAAGGLLLILFAKPIKRLMAGAK